One window of the Candidatus Latescibacterota bacterium genome contains the following:
- a CDS encoding Na+/H+ antiporter subunit E, whose amino-acid sequence MSGNGKGSGRAGAAIVSGLMFTLIYVFWTGATDLYDISIFAILALGTCAIFVRGGIFPRPGLKRIAYAAAYIPYMVVEIVKANLDVASRVIKPTIPLNPGIVAVDTKLSTPIGRTVLANSITLTPGTLSVEIKGNRLYIHWIDVQGRGGEEEAKIIVAGFEKYLEVIFG is encoded by the coding sequence ATGAGTGGAAATGGGAAAGGATCAGGAAGGGCTGGAGCCGCGATTGTGAGCGGGCTGATGTTTACCCTGATCTATGTGTTCTGGACAGGGGCGACGGATCTGTATGATATATCGATCTTCGCGATCCTGGCTCTCGGGACATGCGCCATCTTTGTCAGGGGTGGGATCTTTCCTCGTCCAGGTCTGAAAAGGATCGCCTACGCTGCCGCCTACATACCATACATGGTGGTAGAGATAGTAAAGGCTAATCTGGATGTCGCCAGCAGGGTCATCAAGCCGACGATACCGCTCAATCCCGGTATAGTGGCTGTCGATACAAAGCTTTCTACTCCGATAGGACGGACCGTCCTGGCAAATTCCATAACGCTCACGCCCGGGACACTCTCTGTAGAGATCAAGGGCAACAGATTGTATATACACTGGATCGACGTGCAGGGTCGTGGTGGAGAGGAAGAGGCGAAAATCATCGTGGCAGGTTTCGAGAAATACCTGGAGGTCATCTTTGGCTGA
- a CDS encoding pyridoxamine 5'-phosphate oxidase family protein codes for MSKVCNTEVHLNCGVHDPEKWENYIQIQEKAEILTDPAEKEAFWNDQLVNIFKGPDDPNYAIVKVTPYRIEVNSMGSLEPEVWEG; via the coding sequence TTGAGCAAAGTATGCAACACGGAAGTCCATCTTAACTGTGGGGTCCACGATCCGGAGAAGTGGGAGAACTATATCCAGATCCAGGAGAAAGCAGAGATACTGACGGATCCGGCGGAGAAGGAAGCTTTCTGGAACGACCAGTTAGTGAATATATTCAAGGGGCCGGACGACCCGAATTACGCTATCGTCAAGGTGACTCCCTACAGGATCGAGGTCAACTCTATGGGCAGTTTGGAGCCGGAAGTATGGGAAGGATGA
- a CDS encoding MarR family winged helix-turn-helix transcriptional regulator, which yields MNASKKDDQVSKMAELIFELRQKCCLKDMYFVTSEGISSGDYNCLMQFVDTRSHGMKELSGRLGITPGGVTRIIAGLEDQGLVERRISLQDRRNIDVVLTDQGKKVMAQIKRSSIKMHREIIDRIEPAKRKEVITAVEHLVFALTDWLDSKSES from the coding sequence ATGAATGCCAGTAAAAAAGACGATCAGGTATCGAAGATGGCGGAACTGATATTCGAACTGAGGCAGAAATGTTGTCTCAAGGATATGTACTTTGTGACAAGTGAAGGGATATCTTCGGGAGATTACAATTGTCTTATGCAATTCGTGGATACCAGGTCGCACGGCATGAAGGAGCTTAGCGGAAGACTTGGTATCACACCGGGCGGAGTGACCAGGATAATCGCGGGTCTTGAGGATCAGGGCCTTGTCGAGAGACGGATATCGCTTCAGGACAGAAGAAACATCGATGTCGTCCTCACTGATCAAGGCAAGAAGGTGATGGCCCAGATCAAGCGATCATCGATCAAGATGCACAGAGAGATCATTGACAGGATAGAACCTGCGAAGAGGAAAGAAGTCATCACCGCAGTCGAACATCTCGTTTTCGCGTTGACTGACTGGCTCGACAGCAAATCTGAATCATAG
- a CDS encoding NADH-quinone oxidoreductase subunit H, producing the protein MMEILKQAGFSLATLLVVMNYGLILVGFVTIIVARVHGRIGPPIWQPYINILKTLSMRTALSHGIMFYLGPVFRIAGGVGLLFFMPVVYGSSWMQNFSFAGDVILVVYFVFFGMLGMALGAAESGHPYSAIGIMRGLAQNTGAELPFALALMALVAQHQTLSITDIVAAQQGGIAHWNMVTNPVATLAGMLAFFGMMMHSPFDVHIAPQEIAIGPPTEYHSSYLALMQTNRSIFHAAKLILFMNLFFGGATSIFVMVVKTFALFMIVVFAGVVFPRYRVEQSIRWFLKVPLAVGILAVIISAWK; encoded by the coding sequence ATGATGGAGATACTGAAGCAGGCGGGCTTCTCTCTGGCGACTCTCCTGGTCGTGATGAACTACGGGCTGATCCTGGTCGGTTTCGTGACAATTATCGTGGCTCGTGTACATGGCAGGATCGGTCCACCGATCTGGCAGCCCTACATAAACATATTGAAGACACTGTCGATGCGTACGGCGTTGTCGCACGGGATCATGTTTTATCTTGGCCCTGTTTTCAGGATAGCCGGAGGTGTCGGGCTCCTTTTCTTTATGCCCGTCGTCTATGGGTCCTCCTGGATGCAGAATTTCAGTTTTGCCGGAGACGTGATACTCGTGGTCTATTTCGTTTTCTTCGGGATGCTTGGAATGGCACTCGGAGCTGCGGAAAGCGGACACCCCTACTCGGCTATAGGGATCATGAGGGGCCTGGCGCAGAACACGGGAGCGGAGCTTCCATTCGCGCTGGCGTTGATGGCTCTGGTGGCCCAGCACCAAACTCTGTCGATCACAGATATTGTCGCGGCTCAGCAGGGTGGGATAGCCCACTGGAACATGGTCACAAACCCTGTGGCCACCCTGGCGGGGATGCTCGCTTTCTTCGGTATGATGATGCACTCTCCATTCGACGTCCACATCGCGCCGCAGGAGATAGCGATAGGGCCGCCGACAGAATACCATAGCAGTTACCTGGCCCTGATGCAGACGAACAGGTCGATTTTTCACGCTGCCAAGCTGATACTATTCATGAATCTTTTCTTCGGTGGAGCGACATCTATATTTGTCATGGTTGTAAAGACGTTCGCTCTCTTTATGATCGTGGTCTTTGCGGGCGTCGTATTTCCACGGTACAGGGTGGAGCAGTCGATAAGGTGGTTCCTGAAGGTCCCGTTGGCTGTAGGGATACTCGCGGTAATAATAAGCGCATGGAAATAG
- a CDS encoding DUF4040 domain-containing protein yields the protein MIITAFIILMGVTMVVSAVFALHTKNLLMAVIAVGILSLFSSIIYLIMQAPDVAMTEAAIGAGLSTVIFLYALRRTTDRDVDDD from the coding sequence ATGATCATCACGGCTTTTATTATCCTTATGGGTGTGACTATGGTCGTCTCGGCTGTATTCGCCCTGCATACGAAGAATCTGCTCATGGCCGTCATAGCGGTCGGAATACTCAGTCTTTTCTCGAGCATTATCTATCTGATAATGCAGGCGCCTGATGTGGCAATGACAGAAGCGGCGATCGGGGCGGGTCTTTCGACGGTGATCTTTCTATACGCACTGAGAAGGACGACTGACAGGGATGTGGATGATGATTAA
- a CDS encoding DUF2891 domain-containing protein, protein MGRMRYPGLIPGSARRVIWLFLAFILFAVIPGAGVSGGILSGGLSRDAASSFARVALACVNREFPNKDGHVAYNDDEVIAPTGLHPSFYGCFDWHSSVHGHWLLARVLNRYPDLPEAPEIRDVLIRNLTAKNIEVEAAYFMDERRVSFERTYGWAWLLKLAEELGQSNDSKLLELHGTIEPLVSAIRDRYMEFLPRQEYPIRRGVHPNTAFGIAFALDYARSVSDAELGELLLRKASDYFFLDTGCPGAWEPDGDDFFSPCLMEADLMRRVLDQQEFAVWLDRFLPGLSSGRPESLLLPAEVSDRTDPKIVHLDGLNLSRAWCMLGIAKALPVGHPAGPVLRKSAELHAGATLGHIASGNYEGEHWLASFAVYMLSETGR, encoded by the coding sequence ATGGGAAGGATGAGATATCCAGGCCTGATCCCAGGGTCAGCACGCAGGGTCATATGGTTATTCCTCGCCTTTATTCTGTTTGCGGTCATACCCGGAGCTGGCGTCTCAGGCGGAATCCTCTCCGGAGGTCTTTCACGCGATGCCGCTTCGTCATTCGCACGGGTAGCGCTTGCCTGCGTCAACCGTGAGTTCCCTAACAAAGATGGACATGTGGCCTATAATGATGATGAGGTGATTGCTCCAACTGGATTACACCCATCGTTTTATGGATGTTTCGACTGGCATTCGTCGGTGCATGGCCATTGGTTACTCGCACGCGTCCTGAACAGGTATCCCGATCTTCCGGAGGCTCCAGAGATCAGAGATGTCCTGATCAGAAACCTCACGGCGAAAAATATCGAAGTGGAAGCAGCCTATTTCATGGATGAGAGAAGGGTCTCGTTCGAGCGAACATACGGGTGGGCCTGGCTTCTCAAGCTGGCCGAAGAACTCGGGCAATCGAACGACTCGAAACTTCTGGAACTGCACGGTACGATCGAACCTCTGGTATCGGCGATCAGGGACCGGTATATGGAATTTCTGCCCAGGCAGGAATATCCGATCCGCAGGGGAGTGCATCCCAACACGGCGTTCGGGATCGCTTTTGCCCTGGATTATGCTAGATCGGTCAGCGACGCGGAACTGGGAGAACTTCTTCTCAGGAAAGCTTCAGACTATTTTTTTCTCGACACTGGTTGCCCTGGAGCGTGGGAGCCTGATGGGGACGATTTCTTTTCCCCGTGCCTGATGGAAGCCGACCTTATGAGAAGGGTGCTCGATCAGCAGGAGTTCGCGGTATGGCTGGACCGATTTCTGCCCGGTCTGAGCAGCGGGCGACCTGAGTCGCTTCTGCTTCCCGCGGAAGTCTCAGACAGAACCGATCCGAAGATCGTTCATCTCGATGGGCTCAATCTGAGCAGAGCATGGTGCATGCTCGGAATCGCGAAAGCTCTTCCCGTAGGACACCCGGCGGGGCCCGTACTCAGGAAGAGCGCCGAACTCCATGCCGGGGCCACACTCGGGCATATAGCGAGTGGTAACTACGAGGGCGAACACTGGCTTGCCTCCTTCGCGGTATACATGCTGAGCGAGACAGGCCGTTGA
- a CDS encoding sodium:proton antiporter, whose protein sequence is MKAVLIIGLLLMLTGFYGLMTRRNMIKMVLSVAIAEVGLQMVMITAGFIRGGTAPILTKDITEMASFVDPVPQALVLTAIVIGVAVNALMLVFIIRMYGKKGSLDVRDYTDSKW, encoded by the coding sequence TTGAAAGCTGTGCTGATAATCGGACTTCTCTTGATGCTGACAGGGTTCTACGGTCTTATGACCAGGCGGAACATGATCAAGATGGTGCTGAGTGTGGCGATCGCGGAAGTCGGACTCCAGATGGTAATGATCACGGCCGGGTTTATCAGGGGCGGGACAGCTCCGATCCTGACAAAAGACATCACGGAAATGGCGAGTTTCGTGGATCCTGTGCCTCAGGCTCTTGTACTGACTGCCATTGTGATCGGTGTGGCGGTAAACGCGCTGATGCTCGTATTTATAATAAGGATGTATGGAAAAAAAGGTTCTCTTGACGTGAGGGATTATACGGATTCGAAATGGTAA
- a CDS encoding saccharopine dehydrogenase family protein: protein MKTIILGAGLVGGPMAIDLAGDSGYEVTITDRDQNALDALSDQGDITLIRKDLSDPADVTSLVSDYDIVINAVPGFMGFRTLKAIIEAEKDVIDIAFFPEDPFALDPLAREKGVTAIMDCGVAPGMSNILAGYAHNILDETDTILIYVGGLPEVRQWPWEYKAVFSPVDVIEEYTRPARYVENGTLVVREALSDPELIEFPRIGTLEAFNSDGLRTLGNTLNANNMKEKTLRYPGHIQKMAVLRDTGFFSQEEIEINGSRIRPLDFTAKLLFPKWKLEEGEIDITVMRVIVEGTGKSGKLRYTWDLYDRLDESTGIHSMARTTGYTATMAARMIAEGLFSKKGVSPPEIIGLQPECVEFILDGLKERGIIYSEKIEELG from the coding sequence ATGAAAACGATCATTCTTGGAGCGGGACTCGTGGGTGGCCCGATGGCGATCGACCTGGCCGGCGACAGTGGATACGAAGTGACTATTACTGACAGGGACCAGAACGCACTGGACGCTCTGAGCGACCAGGGTGACATCACTCTCATCCGGAAGGATCTTTCTGACCCCGCGGATGTGACCTCTCTCGTATCGGATTATGATATCGTTATCAACGCGGTACCGGGGTTTATGGGTTTCCGTACACTCAAGGCTATCATCGAGGCGGAAAAAGACGTCATCGATATCGCCTTCTTTCCGGAAGACCCTTTCGCCCTCGATCCCCTGGCGCGCGAAAAAGGAGTCACAGCTATCATGGACTGCGGCGTAGCGCCCGGGATGAGTAACATTCTTGCAGGCTACGCTCACAATATCCTTGATGAGACCGACACCATCCTCATCTACGTAGGCGGACTGCCCGAAGTCAGGCAATGGCCCTGGGAGTACAAGGCAGTCTTTTCTCCTGTGGATGTCATAGAGGAATATACCAGACCTGCCCGCTATGTGGAAAACGGTACGCTGGTCGTCAGGGAGGCTCTCTCCGATCCGGAACTGATCGAGTTCCCGAGGATCGGTACACTCGAGGCATTTAACAGCGATGGGCTGAGAACGCTGGGCAATACACTAAATGCAAACAATATGAAGGAAAAGACCCTTCGATACCCCGGGCATATTCAGAAGATGGCCGTCCTGAGGGACACAGGATTCTTCAGCCAGGAAGAGATCGAGATAAACGGCTCCCGAATCAGGCCTCTCGACTTCACGGCAAAACTGCTTTTCCCGAAATGGAAGCTCGAAGAAGGAGAGATCGATATCACCGTCATGCGAGTAATCGTCGAGGGAACCGGAAAAAGCGGGAAACTCCGTTATACCTGGGATCTCTATGACCGTCTGGATGAATCCACCGGCATCCACTCCATGGCCAGAACGACCGGATATACAGCGACGATGGCAGCAAGGATGATAGCGGAAGGACTGTTCTCGAAGAAAGGCGTGTCACCCCCTGAGATAATTGGTCTTCAGCCCGAATGCGTCGAATTCATCCTTGATGGATTAAAAGAACGCGGCATCATCTACTCTGAGAAGATAGAAGAACTCGGTTGA
- the mnhG gene encoding monovalent cation/H(+) antiporter subunit G has translation MEILRLAGAIIVFIGSVFLFLGGLGLLRMPDVYNRIQAGTKATTLGSMCVFIGLGIYHPALMSRMLVLLAFIVITNPISSHALARAAHFAGVKLVKDSVCDRLEVEEAEDAESGGPDTFGNDTINDDRPHGDSGGGAG, from the coding sequence ATGGAGATCCTCAGGCTGGCAGGCGCGATAATCGTTTTCATCGGTTCGGTCTTTCTTTTTCTCGGAGGATTGGGGCTCCTGCGTATGCCCGATGTGTATAACAGGATCCAGGCCGGGACCAAGGCAACGACGTTGGGAAGCATGTGCGTGTTTATCGGGCTCGGTATCTATCATCCCGCCCTGATGTCGCGAATGCTCGTCCTTCTGGCCTTCATCGTGATCACAAATCCCATATCCTCGCATGCCCTCGCAAGGGCCGCACACTTTGCCGGTGTCAAGCTGGTCAAAGATTCTGTCTGTGACAGACTCGAAGTGGAAGAGGCTGAGGACGCGGAATCCGGTGGTCCGGATACATTTGGAAATGACACAATAAATGATGACCGCCCGCATGGTGACTCAGGGGGTGGTGCCGGATGA